The Oryza sativa Japonica Group chromosome 11, ASM3414082v1 DNA window ATCCTAACAGCATGGCTTGACTCCAAGCCGGACTATTATTGATAACAAAACGGAAGATTGGTAGGAGTAATAATAAAATGTCACGATTACTGAATCTGAATGACGCCCTTCTCAACAGAACGTTGGCAGTTAATCCGTAACCTTAGGTTGAGCATATACTCATTTTTAGTGCATCTTTTAGAGATCAATTTATATGGAGGAACAAATAAGCATACCACTGACATCAATTGTAATCAAGGCATCGGAAAAGCAGGGTCCGGATGGAATGGAATGGATAATTACATAGTACAGAGCAGAGGATGGGTTGGAGTGGATAAGACCATCCTAGGTGGATGGATTAGGAGGAGGACATACTCTATTATTAAGATAAGATAAAACTAATGGAGCCGATTAGATTATTACTAATTGATCATCGTGATCGTCATCATCTTCATTTGTCTGCATCTTGCAGCAGGAAGGAAGGGTAGCACTACCAGCTCCACCTCTCGTTCTCCTGGCCGTCGtcggtggtggccggcggcagctGCGAGTAGAAGTCGTAGTCcaagctgctgctgttgttggtgttggaTGATGGGTTGTAGTAGTGGTGCGCAAGGGCGGCTCCACCGAGGACGGCGAGGGTGAGGGCCTGCGCGTGAAGCCTGGCGTGGATCAGCCGCATCTGCGGCGTCTTCCTCCGCCCGTACGCCACCGATgcgcccaccgccgtcgcccacAGCCCTCCTGAATACACGAATGTTCAGAAAGGATTGACTGATTAAGGAGTACTGTAGAGATGAAGGAATTGGATTGAATCAGAAAGGGGATCGATTCGATGGATTACCGATGCTGGCCAGCTTGTGTTCCTCCACCCACGACTGCACCGATGAGCTCAGCCGCTCCATCTTCTTGATGATTTTCGACGACTCTGAATCTGAGGATGTGATCTGGGAGTGAGACTGTGAGTGATGAGAAATGGGATGCTATCGCATCGAATTTATAGGAACAGCCCCAACACACAAAAACAAAACCGTCAGCAAACACATAGTACCACTGAAACCAGTGGCCGGGCCACCTGCTTCTTGTGGGCCGCCGTTTCTTTGCTACAAGGCTCCCAAGGTTGTCGGTTTTGCTTGCTCCCAACAGTTGGCTCTATCGGTTTTGGACTCTTTGGTCTTCCTTGTCTGTTGGCTACTCACAtggtttcttctcttctcttctcttgccAAGGCATCTGCCTCGTTCATGTTTGCCTTGCATGTTTCACAACTATTGTGTTGTTTCTTACTAGTAGTAACAAGTAAAAGGCCCAGTCAATAGTCATTGTATTTTACATTTGCTGAGGCTTGCTTATTTCACACAGGaacatgatgattttttttctacaaaaagaaaaattcatAAGACTTCAATGGCAAAACAGATCATTAAAAAACATGAAAATTAATGTAGGAATAGCCGTTTGGATAGCCACTAATAAAACACTAAAATTTGAGAAGGGAAAGATAGATAGATACCACAAATAAAATTCCCTTGAGATCAGGTCTTTAATTTTTATTGAATGAggcatttcataggaatttcgtAGGATCATACCCATTCTTCATCGAAATGAATATATAGAAAAGTTAATGTAAGATTTAAAATCATGCAAAAGTCTCGTATTTTCTTGTTCAGAAACTCCCCTAGTCGAGAATGGCATCATGACAAATCCAAGTACAGAATAATATTTTAACCaaaccacatcatcaattaataagaccctgtttagatgtgactaaaacttttaagtccctatcacatatgatgtttggacactaattataaatattaaatgtagactattaataaaacccatccatattcttggactaattcgcgagacgaatctattgagcctaattaatccatgattagcctatgtgatgctacggtaaacattctctaattatagattaattaggcttaaaaaatttgtctcccaaattagctttcatttatgtaattagttttgtaagt harbors:
- the LOC9269768 gene encoding uncharacterized protein, with amino-acid sequence MERLSSSVQSWVEEHKLASIGGLWATAVGASVAYGRRKTPQMRLIHARLHAQALTLAVLGGAALAHHYYNPSSNTNNSSSLDYDFYSQLPPATTDDGQENERWSW